Within the Solibacillus silvestris genome, the region TGAACTTCCCTTTATTTGATTTTCATTATATGGAACAATAAGGATAGTGAAGAAGTATTATGAGAATACATACATGTAACCTCATTTGCTGTAATCACTAACGCTTTGATTTTCCTTTGCGTTCCACTATTTCTTTTTTTACCAATACATCATCCTCAAATTTTAGGCGATATCCTTTCGTCAGAAGAATTTCATCATTCCATTCATAAGTACCGTTATTAATTTGCTGACCGGCACCCCCGGAAATACGCACTACGTCTAAATAAGACATCCCTTCTTTTACTTCTTTATACTCTTCTTCATTCATGTATTTTTGCCATACGTATGTATTGCTTTCTTCTATCTCTAAAACTTCATCCTGACAAGCTGTTATTAGCATTGTCAGCAACATAACGAGACAAATAGATAGGAAGACATAAAAACCCTTTTTATTCATTTGTATCCCCCTCAATTATCCTTATAAAACCATTCCCGAAATTAAGTGGTTCAAACATTACTAAAATGAAAAGGAGAATACGAACGTATTCGCATCCTCCTTATTTAAATAAACTTAAATTCTTGTATTCATCAACTAGCCTTTATTAACTTATATACCGGGAATCCAACCTGGTCTTGACAGTATTTTCTCCATTAAAGGACCTGGAATTACAGTATCGATTTTCTTATCATAAGCTGTTACTACACTTTCCCCATTCTGTACCTTTTCCACCCAATGAGGTTCAATTAATAAGGCACGACCAAGTGCTACTAAATCTGCTCCTAACTGTAATGCCTGATCTGCTTCTTCACGAGTATAAATTGATCCTACACCAATTAATGGTTTACGGCCATTTAACAAGCTGTGAATTACAGAAATACGATTTTGTTGGCCGTTTTTATAACGATGTGTTTCAGATTTAAAATCTCCAAGTGAAATATGCAAATATGTTAGCGCTGTTTTCGCTAATTCGTCTACTAATCTTACTGTATCATCCATCGTAATACCATCTTCTTCAGGCTCTTCTGGGCTGAAACGGTAACCGACAATAAATTTTTCATCAGCATATTTGTTTTTTACTTTAATTACTTCCTCTACAACTTCCAATGGGAAACGCAATCTATTTTCAAATGTTCCCCCGTATTCATCTGTTCTTCTATTTGTAAAGGCAGAGAAATACTGTTGAATTAAATACGTATTTGCACCATGGATTTCAACGCCGTCAA harbors:
- a CDS encoding NADH-dependent flavin oxidoreductase — encoded protein: MKALFEKFKLNEQVELRNRLVMAPMTTYSANEDDTVSDEEITYYKERAEGAGMIITACSYVAANGKAFPGQIAAHEDRYIPSLRRIAQAIQQGGAKAVLQIHHGGRQSLQHLVPNGDVVSASTAVTIEKKEARALTLEETKEMVKAYAEATRRAVEAGFDGVEIHGANTYLIQQYFSAFTNRRTDEYGGTFENRLRFPLEVVEEVIKVKNKYADEKFIVGYRFSPEEPEEDGITMDDTVRLVDELAKTALTYLHISLGDFKSETHRYKNGQQNRISVIHSLLNGRKPLIGVGSIYTREEADQALQLGADLVALGRALLIEPHWVEKVQNGESVVTAYDKKIDTVIPGPLMEKILSRPGWIPGI